Proteins encoded in a region of the Rhodanobacteraceae bacterium genome:
- a CDS encoding mechanosensitive ion channel gives MPSRSFKFLTIVLALIATLVSTARAEGPLDAEAQAFLKAHGPVRLAPDPDFAPVDFVDGAGRHRGLSAELLDLLARRSGMQLKRVLQPSFTDALAALQAGEVDVVSGVFQSPARAGRFLFSSPYLKLPAALIARRDGPAIASLADLKGRRIAVVQGVVWQELLTAAGYLDEQRPAADIAAALALVAEGEADAYLGDLLSADPVLRRQRLGGALLVTGESGLEAGVAFAIRPELPQLQRVFDQALASVTVEEESALRTRWQGADAPTEDDDAIEVPPSGARTLRQLLAEIDAANNLPDAEREAQRQAVTAAQAFEAQADQNLLRIEQMRREAEQAAADVERLQVLAPAAAAEDLLRWRGSLPQRASSAELEQLLLTEQTARGSLQETVERLAQRAQELQLRPASLRKELEELRTQLDALAIPPPLPELAARIAHAAALSQSRALGAAMAAAMAEQGHLETLAKATDLRRRERQRALALRAERVSVLEQLIAERADQELVQELALWRAAAEQHASEVPPIRDLAAENLASGESLARLLRRLADLRAQAQRIERQQGEVGRALSNARERIAIGGVTESVGMLLLAERRRLPNLSSLRAQLTALQREYAELQLAQVSLGEERDRLADLPLALARLRDSDVDGGAELSPEQRATLTELLLARTELLPRVLQAQQKAAEVLQDSETRLAQLLDQSQALARLMEQNLLWIPSHRPVDALWSQRVGEGWRDLLGSARWSQAWQRLSGRLPHKPLWILGLLLPVALLLARGVMLRRLSELSRRLREVREDRFRYTLQALGLSALLAAPMTLFWWLLGHMLQSVGIAGQFTESLGGAMFATAPHLYLYAFLSVLCREEGVAHIHLRWLRARREAIMRLRWFWYLLVLPLLFFVELSLLRDIDAVNSSVLRSSLVLLLAVLAALCGWLLAPGRLFASRVAGPDPRPLLRRVLRVGVVVGMLVMALQPLAGYVYTSATLLGVFLDTLQVLLAVTLAHGLVLRWLVIGERRIALAQQARTTEPEHSDAGMDVPKIGLDTVNLRSISDQSRSLLRATTIVLLGSGLLWSLADVAPAFTLLDQVVLWQASEQVEGANVVRATSLGDVLLALLALVLGVVAARNVPGLLEIVLLRRFTEDASVRYAAVAVTRYLISFLVIVAVFGLLGVRWGHLQWLAAAFSVGLGFGLQEIFGNFVSGLILLFERPFRVGDIVTIGELSGTVRRVNTRATTIVDFDGKDIVIPNKTFITERFVNWTLSDTVTRIVLRIGVAYDSNPDEVRVTLLELAHAHPAVLHEPPPVALLMSLGASTLDFELRCFVDQIGDRLRTTDDLHTRIIARFRERGIRLAYPQMDVHLHPAAGAAGCG, from the coding sequence GTGCCCAGTCGCTCCTTCAAATTCCTGACGATCGTTCTCGCCCTCATCGCGACGCTGGTGTCGACGGCGCGGGCGGAGGGGCCGCTGGACGCCGAGGCGCAGGCCTTCCTGAAGGCGCACGGTCCGGTGCGGCTGGCGCCGGATCCGGATTTTGCGCCGGTGGATTTCGTCGATGGTGCCGGGCGCCACCGTGGATTGTCGGCCGAGTTGCTTGATCTGCTGGCGCGGCGCAGCGGGATGCAGCTCAAGCGGGTATTGCAGCCCAGTTTCACCGATGCGCTCGCGGCCCTGCAGGCGGGTGAGGTGGATGTCGTCAGCGGCGTGTTCCAGAGCCCCGCGCGCGCCGGGCGCTTCCTGTTCAGCAGCCCCTACCTGAAGCTGCCGGCGGCGCTGATCGCACGCCGCGATGGCCCTGCGATCGCCAGCCTGGCCGATCTCAAGGGACGCCGGATCGCGGTGGTGCAGGGCGTGGTCTGGCAGGAATTGCTGACCGCCGCAGGCTATCTGGATGAGCAGCGGCCGGCGGCGGACATCGCCGCGGCGCTGGCGCTGGTGGCGGAAGGCGAGGCGGATGCCTATCTCGGCGACCTGCTGAGCGCGGATCCGGTGCTGCGGCGCCAGCGCCTCGGGGGCGCACTGCTGGTCACCGGCGAGAGCGGTCTGGAGGCCGGCGTCGCCTTCGCCATCCGGCCGGAACTGCCGCAGCTGCAGCGGGTGTTCGATCAGGCGCTGGCGAGCGTCACGGTGGAAGAGGAATCTGCCCTGCGCACGCGCTGGCAAGGTGCCGACGCGCCGACCGAGGATGACGACGCGATCGAAGTGCCGCCGAGCGGCGCGCGCACACTGCGACAGCTGCTCGCGGAAATCGATGCGGCCAACAACCTCCCCGACGCCGAGCGCGAGGCGCAGCGCCAGGCGGTCACCGCGGCCCAGGCCTTCGAGGCGCAGGCGGACCAGAACCTGCTGCGCATCGAACAAATGCGCCGCGAGGCAGAGCAGGCCGCGGCGGATGTCGAACGCCTGCAGGTGCTGGCCCCGGCGGCGGCCGCCGAGGACTTGCTGCGCTGGCGTGGCAGCCTGCCGCAGCGCGCCAGCAGCGCCGAGCTCGAGCAGTTGCTGCTGACCGAACAGACCGCGCGCGGCAGCCTGCAGGAGACGGTCGAGCGCCTGGCCCAGCGCGCACAGGAACTGCAGCTACGACCGGCGTCCCTGCGCAAGGAACTGGAGGAACTGCGCACCCAGCTCGATGCCCTGGCGATCCCGCCGCCCTTGCCGGAACTGGCGGCGCGCATTGCACACGCTGCGGCGCTGTCGCAGTCGCGCGCCTTGGGTGCCGCGATGGCCGCCGCGATGGCCGAGCAGGGGCACCTGGAAACCCTGGCCAAGGCAACCGATCTGCGCCGGCGCGAGCGCCAGCGGGCGCTGGCCTTGCGTGCCGAACGGGTCAGCGTGCTGGAGCAACTGATCGCCGAGCGCGCCGACCAGGAACTGGTGCAGGAGCTGGCGCTGTGGCGCGCCGCGGCCGAGCAGCACGCCAGCGAAGTGCCGCCGATCCGCGATCTCGCCGCCGAGAACCTGGCGAGCGGCGAATCGCTCGCGCGCCTGTTGCGCCGGCTGGCCGATCTGCGCGCGCAAGCCCAGCGCATCGAGCGCCAGCAGGGCGAGGTCGGCCGCGCACTGTCGAATGCGCGCGAGCGGATTGCCATTGGTGGCGTGACCGAGTCGGTCGGCATGTTGCTGCTGGCGGAACGGCGGCGCCTGCCGAACCTGTCGTCGCTCCGCGCGCAGCTCACCGCCTTGCAGAGGGAGTACGCGGAGCTGCAACTGGCCCAGGTCAGTCTCGGCGAGGAGCGCGACCGGCTGGCAGATCTGCCTTTGGCGTTGGCCCGCCTGAGAGACAGCGATGTCGACGGGGGCGCCGAACTCTCGCCCGAGCAGCGCGCCACGCTGACCGAACTGCTGCTGGCGCGCACCGAGTTGCTGCCGCGCGTCTTGCAGGCGCAGCAGAAAGCCGCGGAAGTGCTGCAGGACTCCGAGACCCGTCTGGCGCAGTTGCTTGACCAGAGCCAGGCGCTGGCGCGGTTGATGGAGCAGAACCTGCTGTGGATTCCAAGCCACCGGCCGGTCGATGCGCTGTGGTCGCAGCGCGTCGGCGAGGGCTGGCGCGATCTGCTGGGCAGCGCGCGCTGGTCGCAGGCCTGGCAGCGCCTCAGTGGGCGTCTGCCGCACAAGCCGCTCTGGATCCTCGGGCTGCTGCTGCCGGTGGCGCTGCTGCTGGCGCGTGGCGTCATGTTGCGGCGACTCTCGGAGCTGTCCCGTCGCCTGCGCGAGGTGCGCGAGGATCGCTTCCGCTACACCCTGCAGGCACTCGGGCTGAGCGCGCTGCTGGCGGCGCCGATGACCCTGTTCTGGTGGCTGCTGGGGCACATGCTGCAGTCGGTGGGGATTGCCGGCCAGTTCACCGAGAGCCTGGGCGGTGCGATGTTCGCCACCGCGCCGCACCTGTATCTCTACGCCTTCCTGTCGGTGCTCTGCCGCGAGGAAGGTGTGGCGCACATCCACCTGCGCTGGCTGCGCGCAAGGCGCGAGGCGATCATGCGCCTGCGCTGGTTCTGGTACCTGCTGGTGCTGCCGCTGTTGTTCTTCGTCGAGCTCTCGTTGTTGCGCGACATCGATGCGGTGAACAGCAGCGTCCTGCGCTCCTCACTGGTGCTGCTGCTCGCGGTGCTGGCGGCACTGTGCGGCTGGCTGCTGGCTCCGGGGCGGCTGTTCGCCAGCCGCGTCGCCGGCCCTGATCCGCGCCCCTTGCTGCGCCGGGTGCTGCGCGTGGGCGTGGTCGTCGGAATGCTCGTCATGGCGCTGCAGCCGCTGGCCGGCTACGTCTACACCTCGGCGACCCTGCTCGGGGTCTTCCTCGACACCCTGCAGGTGTTGCTCGCAGTGACCCTCGCGCATGGCCTGGTGCTGCGCTGGCTGGTGATCGGCGAGCGTCGCATCGCGCTGGCGCAACAGGCCCGGACAACCGAGCCCGAGCACTCCGATGCCGGCATGGACGTGCCGAAGATCGGACTCGACACGGTCAACCTGCGCAGCATCAGCGACCAGTCGCGCAGCCTGCTCAGGGCCACCACCATCGTGCTGCTCGGCAGCGGCCTGCTGTGGTCGCTGGCGGACGTCGCGCCCGCCTTCACGCTGCTCGACCAGGTGGTGCTGTGGCAGGCCAGCGAGCAGGTCGAAGGCGCCAACGTGGTGCGCGCCACCAGCCTCGGCGATGTGCTGCTGGCGCTGCTGGCGCTGGTGCTCGGGGTGGTCGCCGCCCGCAACGTGCCTGGATTGCTGGAGATCGTCCTGTTGCGGCGATTCACCGAGGATGCGTCGGTGCGCTACGCCGCCGTCGCGGTGACACGCTATCTGATCAGCTTCCTGGTCATCGTCGCCGTGTTCGGGCTGCTCGGCGTGCGCTGGGGACATCTGCAGTGGCTCGCCGCGGCCTTCTCGGTGGGCCTGGGTTTTGGCCTGCAGGAGATCTTCGGCAACTTCGTGTCCGGCCTGATCCTGCTGTTCGAACGCCCGTTCCGCGTCGGCGACATCGTCACCATCGGCGAGTTGTCGGGCACCGTGCGCCGGGTCAACACGCGTGCGACCACGATCGTCGACTTCGACGGCAAGGACATCGTGATCCCGAACAAGACCTTCATCACCGAGCGCTTCGTCAACTGGACCCTGAGCGACACGGTCACGCGCATCGTGCTGCGCATCGGCGTGGCCTACGACAGCAATCCCGACGAGGTGCGCGTCACCTTGCTGGAGCTGGCGCACGCGCACCCGGCGGTGCTCCACGAGCCTCCGCCGGTGGCCCTGCTGATGTCTTTGGGCGCCAGTACGCTGGACTTCGAGCTACGTTGCTTCGTCGACCAGATCGGCGACCGCCTGCGCACCACCGACGATCTGCACACGCGCATCATCGCGCGCTTCCGCGAGCGCGGCATCCGCCTGGCCTATCCGCAGATGGACGTGCACCTGCACCCTGCGGCAGGCGCGGCAGGGTGCGGATAG
- a CDS encoding organic hydroperoxide resistance protein, which produces MQPLYTAKASATAGRDGKVASDDGILDFALVVPKGLGGPGGHGTNPEQLFACGYSACFGGALKLVAGMQKIVTGPVTISAEVTIGKDATGYGLAVKLTGHMPQLAAEQAMALMQAAHQVCPYSKATRGNIEVELAVA; this is translated from the coding sequence ATGCAACCCCTCTACACCGCAAAAGCCAGTGCCACCGCAGGACGCGACGGCAAGGTCGCCAGCGATGACGGCATCCTCGATTTCGCCCTGGTGGTGCCCAAGGGCCTGGGTGGTCCGGGTGGGCATGGCACCAACCCGGAGCAGTTGTTCGCCTGCGGCTACTCGGCTTGCTTCGGCGGCGCGCTCAAGCTGGTCGCCGGCATGCAGAAGATCGTCACCGGGCCGGTGACGATCAGCGCCGAGGTGACCATCGGCAAGGACGCCACCGGCTACGGCTTGGCGGTCAAGCTCACCGGCCACATGCCGCAGCTTGCGGCCGAACAGGCGATGGCGCTGATGCAGGCGGCGCACCAGGTGTGCCCCTACTCCAAGGCCACCCGCGGCAACATCGAGGTCGAACTGGCGGTCGCCTGA
- a CDS encoding winged helix-turn-helix domain-containing protein, translating to MPELNEFQRGEERQRVQPRLIQLLRLLALAGGRTVSRETLLASAWSRRMVNDEVLSRTIADLRQALGDDARAPRYLETIPKVGYRLLAAVNWLEASAPVAETAVPEADDTPIVVAPPAAPSAGVPVRRPPHLAPGLAAFGLAALALAWLLRPQAPIDAAEDWRARLLNAQPLTSDPGWELAPRLAHAGDLVVYSEVAPDSETASIRLRSRDGRIARTLTDGSANDLCPVFSPDDREVLWTRHRAGACELLRAPVLGGAPVRVADCAPGVLSCPDWAGDEVAYTAPPEVPGHGAGLARLRLADGRRESLTAPPQGHGNDTHPRIDGAGRIVYTRGVEGDRSLRLHEAAGNDRRIDFPASMLYGADFLTDGRILAATDGLGFRALVAIDPVSGKSELLGARGARYPDVAADGTLVYEQAGYDANLWWFAPGAVPERLTASSRYDAYPRLAPDGQRLVYQSNRDGAESIYLLDLASRNESRLPLDPTMRWAQPAWSPDGRELLLTRYAPAGVDLWRFVIGADAPQALMHAPAGAHDAQFDPDGMHAWCRVGDERLATLWRFRLDGKAPPERMHDSVEHYQVDPQGLFLVEVGDARLHRCHGQECSPLPIELAPGDRRNWAVAEGAVFYVAADNPGTTIDRHALTDGTHGSTAWPHPGALSRAIDVSRDGPPAVIAQTDKVEVDLMWVGPDAE from the coding sequence GGTCGCGTCGGATGGTCAACGACGAGGTGCTCTCGCGCACCATCGCCGATCTGCGCCAGGCGCTCGGCGACGATGCGCGCGCGCCGCGCTACCTGGAAACGATTCCGAAGGTCGGCTATCGGCTGCTGGCGGCGGTGAACTGGCTGGAGGCGTCTGCGCCGGTCGCAGAGACTGCAGTCCCGGAGGCTGATGACACGCCCATCGTGGTTGCGCCACCGGCTGCACCGTCGGCGGGAGTGCCTGTCCGCCGCCCGCCGCACCTGGCACCGGGACTGGCGGCCTTCGGGCTCGCGGCGCTGGCGCTGGCCTGGTTGCTGCGCCCGCAAGCGCCAATTGATGCGGCCGAGGACTGGCGCGCGCGGCTGCTCAACGCCCAGCCGCTGACCAGCGATCCCGGCTGGGAACTGGCCCCGCGGCTGGCGCATGCAGGCGATCTGGTGGTCTACAGCGAGGTCGCACCCGACAGCGAGACCGCGAGCATCCGCCTGCGCTCGCGCGATGGGCGCATCGCCCGCACGCTGACCGACGGAAGCGCGAACGACCTCTGCCCGGTGTTCAGCCCGGACGACCGCGAGGTGCTGTGGACCCGTCACCGCGCAGGTGCCTGCGAACTGTTGCGCGCGCCAGTGCTGGGTGGCGCGCCGGTGCGCGTCGCCGACTGTGCGCCCGGCGTGCTGAGCTGCCCCGACTGGGCAGGCGACGAGGTGGCCTACACCGCGCCGCCGGAAGTGCCGGGGCATGGCGCTGGCCTTGCGCGCCTGCGCCTGGCCGACGGTCGACGCGAATCGCTGACTGCGCCGCCGCAGGGCCATGGCAACGACACCCATCCGCGCATCGACGGCGCCGGCCGGATCGTCTACACGCGCGGCGTCGAAGGCGACCGTTCGCTGCGCCTGCATGAGGCTGCCGGGAACGACCGGCGCATCGATTTCCCGGCGAGCATGCTGTATGGCGCCGATTTTCTCACCGATGGCCGGATCCTCGCCGCCACCGACGGCCTGGGCTTCCGCGCACTGGTCGCCATCGATCCGGTCAGCGGCAAGTCCGAATTACTCGGCGCGCGCGGCGCACGCTATCCGGATGTCGCCGCCGATGGCACGCTGGTCTACGAGCAGGCCGGCTACGATGCCAACCTCTGGTGGTTCGCGCCCGGCGCCGTGCCCGAACGCCTGACCGCGTCCAGCCGCTACGATGCCTACCCGCGCCTCGCACCGGATGGCCAACGACTGGTCTACCAATCCAATCGCGATGGCGCCGAGTCGATCTACCTGCTGGACCTGGCCAGCCGCAACGAATCGCGGCTGCCGCTCGATCCGACCATGCGCTGGGCGCAGCCGGCGTGGTCGCCGGATGGCCGCGAACTGCTGCTGACGCGCTATGCGCCGGCCGGCGTCGATCTGTGGCGGTTCGTCATCGGCGCCGACGCGCCACAAGCGCTCATGCACGCGCCTGCGGGCGCGCACGATGCACAGTTCGACCCCGATGGCATGCATGCCTGGTGCCGTGTCGGCGACGAGCGCCTGGCCACGCTGTGGCGTTTCCGTCTGGACGGCAAAGCGCCACCCGAGCGCATGCACGATTCCGTCGAGCACTACCAGGTGGACCCGCAGGGCCTGTTCCTGGTCGAGGTCGGCGATGCGCGCCTGCATCGCTGCCACGGCCAGGAGTGCTCGCCGTTGCCGATCGAACTGGCGCCGGGAGACCGGCGGAACTGGGCTGTCGCCGAGGGCGCGGTGTTCTACGTCGCCGCCGACAACCCCGGCACCACCATCGACCGCCATGCGCTGACGGATGGGACACATGGCAGCACGGCTTGGCCGCACCCCGGCGCCCTCAGCCGCGCCATTGACGTCAGCCGCGACGGCCCGCCCGCGGTGATCGCGCAAACCGACAAGGTGGAGGTGGATTTGATGTGGGTCGGGCCCGACGCCGAGTGA